One Serpentinicella alkaliphila DNA segment encodes these proteins:
- a CDS encoding TolC family protein: MIRLRKISIVTVLILSIIFSSGSFIGFANGKVVKTITIENALEMARKNNASIKYTELNKDKMANNIGNLLTSLNNSAYHLTQAIELENTRLNLISKLEDESLTSLQKENIRDQLSQVEALLSSTTTLGSSTNQLLDSLEQSRISQQMLIDNEVLEGHKFDYSIENQYIGLLILNRNIIKLEKNYEITKQVLEIERLKQSLGLSSLLNLEDTFLRFNHVASQLKQLKLQQEVVINNYKKILGVSEGIELILEPVSYSGIKYTNYTEGLKNALSGRSIQIAEKEIQRREEHLINVNDRYPDGTNKSYNPQVDLREAKYRLEDLKNSIEMSYKLSYNDLIQKENEIKLAEQSYNTAKRLYELSQLRYTIGLMSIVEVDNRKIDYETKEIDLENAKDEYYKAYRVYEYIQKGIMVNR, translated from the coding sequence GCTAATGGTAAAGTTGTAAAAACAATTACAATAGAAAATGCATTAGAAATGGCTAGAAAAAATAATGCGAGTATTAAGTACACTGAGTTAAATAAAGACAAAATGGCTAATAATATAGGTAATTTATTAACATCATTGAATAATAGTGCATATCATCTAACTCAAGCAATTGAGTTAGAGAATACTAGGTTAAACTTAATCAGTAAACTAGAGGATGAGAGTCTTACATCGTTGCAAAAAGAAAATATACGGGATCAATTATCACAAGTTGAAGCTTTGCTTTCATCTACTACTACTTTAGGAAGTTCAACGAATCAATTACTTGATAGCTTAGAACAATCTAGAATAAGTCAACAGATGTTGATTGACAATGAAGTGCTGGAAGGCCATAAATTTGATTACAGTATAGAAAACCAATATATAGGATTATTAATACTGAATAGAAATATAATAAAACTAGAAAAGAACTATGAAATAACAAAACAAGTGCTTGAGATAGAGCGCCTCAAACAAAGTTTAGGACTATCTAGTTTGCTAAATCTAGAAGATACCTTTCTAAGATTTAATCATGTAGCTAGTCAGTTAAAGCAGCTTAAATTACAGCAAGAAGTTGTAATAAATAACTATAAGAAAATACTTGGTGTCAGTGAAGGTATAGAACTGATATTAGAACCAGTTAGTTATAGTGGGATTAAATACACTAATTACACAGAGGGATTAAAAAATGCCTTATCTGGAAGAAGCATTCAAATTGCAGAAAAAGAAATTCAACGGAGAGAAGAACACTTAATTAATGTAAATGATAGATATCCAGATGGCACAAATAAAAGTTATAACCCACAAGTAGATTTAAGAGAAGCAAAATATAGGCTAGAGGACCTTAAAAATAGCATTGAAATGAGTTATAAGTTATCATATAATGATTTGATTCAAAAAGAGAATGAAATAAAACTTGCTGAACAAAGTTATAATACAGCGAAAAGACTATATGAGTTATCTCAACTGAGATATACGATAGGACTTATGAGTATTGTAGAAGTAGACAATAGAAAAATTGACTATGAAACAAAGGAAATAGACCTTGAAAACGCAAAAGATGAATATTATAAGGCATATAGAGTTTATGAGTATATACAAAAAGGCATAATGGTCAATAGATAA